The following proteins are co-located in the Armatimonadota bacterium genome:
- the mutS gene encoding DNA mismatch repair protein MutS, with protein MRGRTPMMQQYMAAKDAHPGVLIAMRVGDFYEFYFEDAEVAASVLQITLTGREDAENGRIAMAGVPYHSVEKYLARLIQSGYKVALCDQIEDPKQAKGLVRRAVTRVLTPGTVVEESMVPAGANNYLSAICVLDGKVGLATLDSSTGEFLVTEIEGDAIKDSILQELARIRPAELLLDDQTADLGELVGNAFGTSVTTLEPEDSRRAEKKILLRFNINNLSSFGLDAKPVAVMAANMVLQYAEKGGLKLEHLETIGTYSIDSFMALDPSTRRSLELTTNLSDGSRKFTLLSVLDQTVTSMGARLLRKWIEQPLLDGTAIRQRLDSVQLLSKVNLDRADLRDALKKVGDIERLVGRCATGVATPRDLVALQITIGSLPELHAPLQKVAQGRIAELMPMLGNHSDLATLLARALAPNPPNALRDGGVIADGYDPGLDQLRALSRDGRKFIAELEAKERESTGIPNLKVGYNNVFGYFLEVNKLAADRVPEHYIRKQTVANAERYITAELKEFESAVLSASEKAQNLEAEIFVRIRTRISENSASLLQAAKAIAELDTLCSLAEVAVRRDYRKPEVVEDEVLEIQQGRHPVVEANGASFVPNDLCINNDQRMMILTGPNMSGKSTYLRQSALIVLMAQIGSFVPARSCRLGICDRIFARIGAKDEIAVGQSTFMVEMVESAFILNHASSSSLVILDEVGRGTSTYDGLAIAWAMLEHLHLLGAKTMFATHYHQLNVLADQLKGVANFRASVKEVGDEIVWTHRILPGGTDKSYGVHVAKKAGVPKSVLVRANEILASLESREALPTVVATSNNKLQLALFEPEEPWLAKELKELDVDDMTPLQAITLLGEWKKLIQTN; from the coding sequence ATGCGTGGCCGCACCCCGATGATGCAGCAATATATGGCCGCAAAGGATGCCCATCCTGGCGTCCTGATCGCCATGCGTGTCGGGGACTTTTACGAGTTCTATTTTGAAGATGCGGAGGTTGCAGCATCCGTCCTCCAGATCACTTTGACCGGCCGCGAAGATGCAGAGAATGGTCGTATCGCCATGGCCGGAGTTCCGTACCACTCCGTCGAAAAGTACCTCGCGCGCCTGATTCAATCGGGTTATAAGGTTGCGCTGTGCGATCAAATCGAAGACCCCAAACAAGCCAAAGGGCTCGTCCGCCGCGCAGTTACTCGGGTCCTCACTCCTGGCACTGTCGTCGAGGAATCCATGGTGCCCGCGGGAGCGAACAATTACCTTTCTGCCATCTGCGTGTTGGATGGAAAAGTTGGGCTTGCAACGCTCGATTCGTCCACCGGAGAGTTCCTCGTTACCGAAATCGAGGGCGACGCAATCAAGGATTCCATCCTGCAGGAACTCGCACGAATCCGCCCAGCCGAACTCCTGCTGGACGATCAGACCGCTGACTTGGGCGAACTCGTCGGGAACGCTTTCGGAACGAGTGTCACCACGCTCGAACCGGAAGATTCTCGCCGCGCCGAAAAGAAAATCCTCCTTCGGTTCAACATTAATAACCTGTCGAGCTTTGGATTAGATGCAAAGCCGGTAGCCGTGATGGCCGCGAATATGGTGCTCCAGTACGCCGAGAAGGGCGGGCTAAAGCTCGAGCATCTGGAAACGATCGGAACCTATTCCATTGACAGCTTCATGGCGCTGGATCCTTCGACACGGCGTTCGCTTGAACTCACGACTAATCTCTCGGACGGTAGTCGCAAATTTACGCTGCTCAGCGTTCTCGACCAAACCGTGACTTCTATGGGGGCGCGACTCCTTCGAAAGTGGATTGAACAACCGCTGCTCGATGGGACTGCGATTCGGCAGCGGCTCGACTCAGTCCAACTTCTTTCCAAAGTGAATCTTGATCGCGCTGACCTTCGGGACGCTCTCAAAAAGGTGGGCGATATCGAACGGCTCGTTGGAAGGTGTGCGACTGGTGTCGCTACGCCGCGCGACCTTGTCGCCCTTCAAATCACGATCGGCAGTTTGCCCGAACTCCATGCTCCGCTCCAAAAAGTAGCCCAGGGCCGGATAGCCGAGTTAATGCCAATGCTGGGAAATCACAGTGACTTGGCAACTCTGTTGGCAAGGGCTCTTGCGCCAAATCCGCCAAACGCGCTTCGAGATGGGGGAGTTATCGCCGATGGCTATGATCCCGGACTAGACCAACTTCGCGCACTCAGTCGCGATGGTCGAAAGTTCATCGCGGAACTCGAAGCTAAGGAACGAGAATCAACGGGCATACCGAACCTAAAGGTCGGCTACAACAACGTTTTTGGTTACTTCCTCGAGGTCAACAAGCTCGCGGCCGATCGGGTGCCAGAACATTACATCCGCAAGCAAACAGTCGCCAATGCTGAGCGGTATATCACCGCCGAACTAAAAGAATTTGAGTCTGCCGTACTCAGCGCATCGGAAAAAGCGCAGAACCTCGAGGCCGAAATCTTTGTTCGCATCCGCACCAGGATCAGCGAGAACAGTGCGAGTTTGCTCCAAGCCGCCAAAGCCATCGCCGAACTTGACACACTTTGCTCGCTTGCTGAAGTGGCGGTTCGGCGCGATTACCGAAAACCAGAAGTGGTTGAGGACGAAGTTCTCGAGATTCAGCAAGGTCGGCACCCTGTTGTTGAGGCCAATGGCGCGAGCTTCGTTCCCAACGACCTTTGCATCAACAACGATCAGCGGATGATGATCCTGACCGGCCCAAACATGAGCGGAAAATCCACCTACTTACGGCAATCCGCGTTGATTGTGCTGATGGCTCAGATCGGATCGTTTGTACCAGCGCGCTCTTGCCGACTCGGGATTTGCGATCGTATCTTCGCGCGAATCGGAGCGAAAGACGAAATCGCGGTAGGACAGTCCACATTCATGGTGGAGATGGTCGAGAGCGCATTTATCCTGAACCACGCTTCATCAAGTTCGCTCGTGATTTTGGACGAAGTCGGGCGAGGAACAAGCACCTACGATGGCCTGGCCATCGCCTGGGCAATGCTAGAGCACCTTCACTTACTCGGTGCGAAGACGATGTTCGCGACCCATTACCATCAGCTCAATGTGCTGGCCGATCAGCTCAAGGGAGTCGCCAATTTCCGGGCCAGTGTCAAAGAAGTTGGGGACGAAATTGTTTGGACCCACCGGATTCTCCCCGGCGGTACCGATAAGAGCTACGGTGTTCATGTCGCCAAAAAAGCCGGCGTACCCAAATCCGTACTTGTCCGCGCGAATGAAATCTTAGCCAGTCTCGAAAGCCGAGAAGCGCTTCCAACGGTCGTCGCGACCTCAAACAATAAGCTCCAGCTCGCTCTGTTTGAGCCTGAGGAACCTTGGCTTGCCAAAGAACTCAAAGAACTGGACGTGGACGACATGACCCCATTGCAGGCGATCACTCTCTTGGGTGAATGGAAGAAGTTGATCCAAACCAACTAA